One genomic region from Drosophila subpulchrella strain 33 F10 #4 breed RU33 chromosome 2R, RU_Dsub_v1.1 Primary Assembly, whole genome shotgun sequence encodes:
- the LOC119549235 gene encoding uncharacterized protein LOC119549235 isoform X2 — MRLPWCLSVVSRNLPSLLLLLGGVLVLAERDFNVNDSQVPVIEPKDVPAYKQDPYVTELMSCQNTPSEIVLSLLLKKHDWSELTATKRAHVQAKLAKFFAIPKEFISLDSVSKRELKSMHKLAMRKGGKGNKNIETLNRRLGRASFMIGCGPSYFVMGEPIAKQIAHQMKDGTIGALTEENFGLWFIWRKELKSRSNRKRRQSEGSGADEDDYDYGEDDDEVSEPPTEVPPLSAHAHRHHHGASEVSMLEKIVSPDVSVSVSSEVPLVANVEEEMEESVSKLESVISKTIENTKNIKELSVLGDPEDDEEEVELQQLGVPLAVEILREETTTKATEMVKPVYLEENGNQVEALEVDFLATPTPSASAPETQKPFSPYDAISSVSSSSSSSSSSVSSIASAGEDSSSVPTPHPPLPTDMPTEQDSTSASSSPYPYPSSSASSSPPSQATQPTTSSASSSSSSTSTTATISTTTATSTATTTSTTTTTLSESPKPNTVLNEFELSTLLPFDDFGGTAAAAATPNATATAATATATTATATATATTAGESEFHIESTTHRTNSSKEGEGEPDAISSSSSSSNNSLANNELSTPPTPTSSLASTTASTPESSSSGTFVSTDYVEPQPEENSPPIIKTRLQKLAVTSGKAFTFHVLPETFYDAEDQGNLRLALTDKDGHELKANSWLQFNADKRELYGLPLDDTVSRWQYRLSATDSGNASVTETVEISVQQHRAVRTINHEVSIVVRINEKLGHNIDWQLKLINAVARTLDDSSNSAVVVREIRQTPHDPHSATFVYFNETLPTSECPEKELNDIVQRLDAQRLSDLVQPQLGIKSITGQLIGSCQKDLTQVKPTQHMAKNVPPMPRNQVDRVNASLGQLLVYKVPADTFYDANDNQLTLTLKTRDHLELSPRHWLQFDSKNEEFYGIPKSGDIGSEEYLLVAEDSGGLSAHDALVVVVSPAPKREFGFFFKAYLSIRHERFNADLQRKFVERVAKLNGDATTGQIQIRSITTHHDSDGTIVNFYNTTLYKKHNNCREKEVATTRSVYLNSDHSLREAAKRALGPELNLTNFSVVPFSNCHHPENMDTNQLDYIPSRPEEPAHKSSFGEDYMITYVLPIAIIIVMVLISSIIACCLHWCRHRSGKMELGDEEERKSFRAKGIPVIFQDEYEEKPEIGNKSPVILKDEKPPLLPPSYNTSNMNGDNDVDDYVPPPSVVVGGREVRGKSPATPSYRKPPPYVSP, encoded by the exons ATGAGATTACCGTGGTGCTTATCGGTGGTCAGTAGGAACCTGCCCTCGCTGCTTCTTCTCCTGGGGGGGGTTCTGGTTCTCGCCGAGCGGGACTTCAATGTCAACGACTCCCAG GTCCCTGTTATAGAGCCAAAAGATGTGCCCGCCTACAAACAGGATCCGTATGTTACGGAGTTGATGAGCTGCCAAAATACTCCAAGCGAGATTGTGCTTTCGCTACTTCTAAAAAAACACGACTGGAGTGAGCTGACTGCCACAAAACGAGCTCATGTCCAAGCCAAGTTGGCCAAGTTCTTTGCCATACCGAAG GAATTCATATCCCTGGATTCGGTGTCCAAGCGGGAGTTGAAATCCATGCACAAGTTGGCCATGCGAAAAGGAGGCAAGGGCAATAAGAATATCGAGACCCTCAATCGACGACTAGGACGCGCCAGTTTCATG ATCGGCTGTGGTCCAAGCTACTTTGTGATGGGCGAGCCGATAGCCAAGCAGATTGCCCACCAGATGAAGGATGGTACTATAGGTGCTTTGACAGAAGAGAACTTTGGTCTGTGGTTCATTTGGCGAAAGGAATTGAAATCAAG ATCGAATCGCAAGCGACGTCAGTCAGAGGGTTCCGGTGCTGATGAGGATGACTACGACTACGGGGAAGATGACGACGAAGTATC TGAGCCTCCTACGGAAGTGCCGCCACTATCCGCACATGCACATCGACATCATCATGGAGCG TCGGAGGTGTCCATGTTGGAGAAGATAGTATCGCCCGATGTCTCCGTCTCCGTTTCGTCGGAGGTTCCCTTGGTTGCCAATGTGGAGGAGGAGATGGAGGAGAGTGTCTCCAAGTTGGAGTCGGTGATCAGCAAGACAATAGAGAATACCAAGAACATCAAGGAGTTAAGTGTTCTGGGCGATCCCGAAGATGAtgaggaggaggtggagctACAGCAGTTGGGAGTTCCACTGGCCGTGGAGATTCTACGGGAGGAAACCACGACGAAAGCCACGGAAATGGTAAAGCCCGTTTATTTGGAGGAGAATGGAAATCAGGTGGAGGCCCTAGAAGTGGACTtcttggccacgcccacacccTCGGCGTCCGCCCCCGAAACACAGAAGCCATTCTCACCGTATGATGCCATATCATCGGTATCCTCGTCGTCCTCGTCGTCGTCTTCGTCCGTCTCGTCCATTGCTTCTGCTGGAGAAGATTCATCCTCGGTGCCCACCCCTCATCCGCCCCTGCCCACTGACATGCCCACAGAGCAAGACAGCACTTCTGCCTCATCATCcccatacccatacccatCCTCATCCGCATCCTCATCACCTCCATCACAAGCCACTCAACCAACTACATCATctgcatcatcatcatcatcatcaacaagcacaacagcaacaatctcaactacaacagcaacatcaacagcaacaactacatcaactacaacaacaacactcTCTGAATCGCCAAAG CCAAATACTGTGCTTAATGAGTTCGAGCTGAGCACCCTGCTGCCCTTCGACGATTTTGGTGgcacagcagcagcggcagcaacaccaaatgcaactgcaacagcagcaaccgcaacagcaacaactgcaactgcaactgccaCTGCAACAACAGCAGGCGAAAGCGAATTTCATATAGAGTCCACAACGCACCGCACTAATAGCTCTAAG GAAGGAGAAGGAGAACCCGAtgccatcagcagcagcagcagcagtagcaaCAATAGCCTGGCCAATAATGAG CTGTCCACGCCCCCTACGCCCACATCCTCGCTGGCCTCGACCACAGCCTCCACTCCGGAGTCCAGCAGCAGTGGCACCTTTGTGTCCACCGACTATGTGGAACCGCAGCCCGAGGAGAACAGCCCGCCCATCATCAAGACGCGTCTGCAGAAACTGGCGGTCACTTCGGGCAAGGCCTTCACCTTCCATGTGCTGCCGGAAACCTTCTACGATGCCGAGGATCAGGGCAATCTCCGCCTGGCTCTGACCGACAAGGATGGCCACGAGCTGAAGGCCAACTCCTGGCTGCAGTTCAATGCCGACAAGCGGGAGCTCTATGGCCT ACCCCTGGATGATACTGTATCCCGCTGGCAGTACCGCCTGTCGGCCACGGATTCGGGCAATGCCAGCGTCACGGAAACGGTGGAGATCAGCGTGCAGCAGCATCGGGCGGTGAGGACCATCAACCATGAGGTCAGCATTGTGGTCCGGATCAATGAGAAGCTGGGCCACAACATCGACTGGCAATTGAAACTCATTAATGCAGTGGCCAGGACCTTAGATGACTCCAGCAACTCGGCGGTGGTGGTGCGGGAAATCCGTCAAACGCCCCATGATCCCCACAGCGCCACCTTTGTCTACTTCAATGAGACTCTGCCCACCAGCGAGTGTCCGGAGAAGGAATTGAATGATATTGTCCAGCGTTTGGATGCCCAGAGACTGAGTGATTTGGTGCAGCCGCAGTTGGGTATTAAATCCATTACGGGCCAGCTGATCGGATCCTGCCAAAAGGATCTGACCCAGGTGAAGCCCACGCAGCACATGGCCAAGAATGTGCCGCCCATGCCGCGCAACCAGGTGGATCGCGTGAATGCCAGCCTGGGCCAACTGCTGGTCTACAAGGTACCAGCGGATACCTTCTACGATGCCAACGACAACCAGTTGACCCTGACTTTGAAGACCAGGGATCACCTGGAACTGAGCCCACGCCACTGGCTGCAGTTCGACTCCAAGAACGAGGAGTTCTATGGCATTCCCAAGAGTGGCGACATTGGTTCCGAGGAGTATCTCCTGGTGGCCGAGGATAGTGGCGGCTTGAGTGCCCACGATGCCCTGGTCGTGGTGGTTAGTCCCGCTCCCAAGCGTGAGTTTGGGTTCTTCTTCAAGGCCTACTTGTCCATCAGGCACGAGCGATTCAATGCCGATCTGCAGCGGAAGTTTGTGGAGCGTGTGGCCAAGCTGAATGGCGATGCCACCACTGGCCAGATACAGATCCGCTCTATAACCACACACCACGACTCCGATGGCACCATTGTGAACTTCTACAATACGACGCTGTACAAGAAGCACAACAACTGTCGGGAGAAGGAGGTGGCCACCACCAGGAGTGTCTACCTGAACAGCGATCACAGCTTGAGGGAGGCGGCCAAGCGGGCCTTGGGTCCCGAGCTCAATCTGACCAACTTTTCGGTGGTGCCTTTCAGTAATTGTCATC ATCCCGAGAACATGGACACCAACCAGCTGGATTACATACCAAGCCGTCCCGAGGAGCCTGCCCATAAGTCCTCTTTCGGCGAGGATTACATGATCACCTACGTGCTGCCCATCGCAATCATTATTGTGATGGTGTTGATTTCCTCGATTATAGCCTGCTGCCTGCACTGGTGTCGCCACAGAAGCGGCAAAATGGAGCTAG GCGACGAGGAGGAGCGCAAGTCCTTCCGTGCCAAGGGTATTCCCGTGATCTTTCAGGACGAGTACGAGGAGAAGCCCGAGATCGGCAACAAGAGTCCCGTCATCTTGAAAGACGAGAAGCCCCCGCTGCTGCCACCTTCTTACAACACCTCAAATATGAACG GTGACAACGACGTGGATGACTATGTGCCACCGCCATCGGTGGTCGTGGGCGGCCGGGAGGTGCGGGGCAAGTCCCCTGCCACGCCCTCCTACCGCAAGCCTCCGCCATATGTGTCGCCATAA
- the LOC119549235 gene encoding uncharacterized protein LOC119549235 isoform X6, whose amino-acid sequence MRLPWCLSVVSRNLPSLLLLLGGVLVLAERDFNVNDSQVPVIEPKDVPAYKQDPYVTELMSCQNTPSEIVLSLLLKKHDWSELTATKRAHVQAKLAKFFAIPKEFISLDSVSKRELKSMHKLAMRKGGKGNKNIETLNRRLGRASFMIGCGPSYFVMGEPIAKQIAHQMKDGTIGALTEENFGLWFIWRKELKSRSNRKRRQSEGSGADEDDYDYGEDDDEVSEPPTEVPPLSAHAHRHHHGASEVSMLEKIVSPDVSVSVSSEVPLVANVEEEMEESVSKLESVISKTIENTKNIKELSVLGDPEDDEEEVELQQLGVPLAVEILREETTTKATEMVKPVYLEENGNQVEALEVDFLATPTPSASAPETQKPFSPYDAISSVSSSSSSSSSSVSSIASAGEDSSSVPTPHPPLPTDMPTEQDSTSASSSPYPYPSSSASSSPPSQATQPTTSSASSSSSSTSTTATISTTTATSTATTTSTTTTTLSESPKEGEGEPDAISSSSSSSNNSLANNELSTPPTPTSSLASTTASTPESSSSGTFVSTDYVEPQPEENSPPIIKTRLQKLAVTSGKAFTFHVLPETFYDAEDQGNLRLALTDKDGHELKANSWLQFNADKRELYGLPLDDTVSRWQYRLSATDSGNASVTETVEISVQQHRAVRTINHEVSIVVRINEKLGHNIDWQLKLINAVARTLDDSSNSAVVVREIRQTPHDPHSATFVYFNETLPTSECPEKELNDIVQRLDAQRLSDLVQPQLGIKSITGQLIGSCQKDLTQVKPTQHMAKNVPPMPRNQVDRVNASLGQLLVYKVPADTFYDANDNQLTLTLKTRDHLELSPRHWLQFDSKNEEFYGIPKSGDIGSEEYLLVAEDSGGLSAHDALVVVVSPAPKREFGFFFKAYLSIRHERFNADLQRKFVERVAKLNGDATTGQIQIRSITTHHDSDGTIVNFYNTTLYKKHNNCREKEVATTRSVYLNSDHSLREAAKRALGPELNLTNFSVVPFSNCHHPENMDTNQLDYIPSRPEEPAHKSSFGEDYMITYVLPIAIIIVMVLISSIIACCLHWCRHRSGKMELGDEEERKSFRAKGIPVIFQDEYEEKPEIGNKSPVILKDEKPPLLPPSYNTSNMNGDNDVDDYVPPPSVVVGGREVRGKSPATPSYRKPPPYVSP is encoded by the exons ATGAGATTACCGTGGTGCTTATCGGTGGTCAGTAGGAACCTGCCCTCGCTGCTTCTTCTCCTGGGGGGGGTTCTGGTTCTCGCCGAGCGGGACTTCAATGTCAACGACTCCCAG GTCCCTGTTATAGAGCCAAAAGATGTGCCCGCCTACAAACAGGATCCGTATGTTACGGAGTTGATGAGCTGCCAAAATACTCCAAGCGAGATTGTGCTTTCGCTACTTCTAAAAAAACACGACTGGAGTGAGCTGACTGCCACAAAACGAGCTCATGTCCAAGCCAAGTTGGCCAAGTTCTTTGCCATACCGAAG GAATTCATATCCCTGGATTCGGTGTCCAAGCGGGAGTTGAAATCCATGCACAAGTTGGCCATGCGAAAAGGAGGCAAGGGCAATAAGAATATCGAGACCCTCAATCGACGACTAGGACGCGCCAGTTTCATG ATCGGCTGTGGTCCAAGCTACTTTGTGATGGGCGAGCCGATAGCCAAGCAGATTGCCCACCAGATGAAGGATGGTACTATAGGTGCTTTGACAGAAGAGAACTTTGGTCTGTGGTTCATTTGGCGAAAGGAATTGAAATCAAG ATCGAATCGCAAGCGACGTCAGTCAGAGGGTTCCGGTGCTGATGAGGATGACTACGACTACGGGGAAGATGACGACGAAGTATC TGAGCCTCCTACGGAAGTGCCGCCACTATCCGCACATGCACATCGACATCATCATGGAGCG TCGGAGGTGTCCATGTTGGAGAAGATAGTATCGCCCGATGTCTCCGTCTCCGTTTCGTCGGAGGTTCCCTTGGTTGCCAATGTGGAGGAGGAGATGGAGGAGAGTGTCTCCAAGTTGGAGTCGGTGATCAGCAAGACAATAGAGAATACCAAGAACATCAAGGAGTTAAGTGTTCTGGGCGATCCCGAAGATGAtgaggaggaggtggagctACAGCAGTTGGGAGTTCCACTGGCCGTGGAGATTCTACGGGAGGAAACCACGACGAAAGCCACGGAAATGGTAAAGCCCGTTTATTTGGAGGAGAATGGAAATCAGGTGGAGGCCCTAGAAGTGGACTtcttggccacgcccacacccTCGGCGTCCGCCCCCGAAACACAGAAGCCATTCTCACCGTATGATGCCATATCATCGGTATCCTCGTCGTCCTCGTCGTCGTCTTCGTCCGTCTCGTCCATTGCTTCTGCTGGAGAAGATTCATCCTCGGTGCCCACCCCTCATCCGCCCCTGCCCACTGACATGCCCACAGAGCAAGACAGCACTTCTGCCTCATCATCcccatacccatacccatCCTCATCCGCATCCTCATCACCTCCATCACAAGCCACTCAACCAACTACATCATctgcatcatcatcatcatcatcaacaagcacaacagcaacaatctcaactacaacagcaacatcaacagcaacaactacatcaactacaacaacaacactcTCTGAATCGCCAAAG GAAGGAGAAGGAGAACCCGAtgccatcagcagcagcagcagcagtagcaaCAATAGCCTGGCCAATAATGAG CTGTCCACGCCCCCTACGCCCACATCCTCGCTGGCCTCGACCACAGCCTCCACTCCGGAGTCCAGCAGCAGTGGCACCTTTGTGTCCACCGACTATGTGGAACCGCAGCCCGAGGAGAACAGCCCGCCCATCATCAAGACGCGTCTGCAGAAACTGGCGGTCACTTCGGGCAAGGCCTTCACCTTCCATGTGCTGCCGGAAACCTTCTACGATGCCGAGGATCAGGGCAATCTCCGCCTGGCTCTGACCGACAAGGATGGCCACGAGCTGAAGGCCAACTCCTGGCTGCAGTTCAATGCCGACAAGCGGGAGCTCTATGGCCT ACCCCTGGATGATACTGTATCCCGCTGGCAGTACCGCCTGTCGGCCACGGATTCGGGCAATGCCAGCGTCACGGAAACGGTGGAGATCAGCGTGCAGCAGCATCGGGCGGTGAGGACCATCAACCATGAGGTCAGCATTGTGGTCCGGATCAATGAGAAGCTGGGCCACAACATCGACTGGCAATTGAAACTCATTAATGCAGTGGCCAGGACCTTAGATGACTCCAGCAACTCGGCGGTGGTGGTGCGGGAAATCCGTCAAACGCCCCATGATCCCCACAGCGCCACCTTTGTCTACTTCAATGAGACTCTGCCCACCAGCGAGTGTCCGGAGAAGGAATTGAATGATATTGTCCAGCGTTTGGATGCCCAGAGACTGAGTGATTTGGTGCAGCCGCAGTTGGGTATTAAATCCATTACGGGCCAGCTGATCGGATCCTGCCAAAAGGATCTGACCCAGGTGAAGCCCACGCAGCACATGGCCAAGAATGTGCCGCCCATGCCGCGCAACCAGGTGGATCGCGTGAATGCCAGCCTGGGCCAACTGCTGGTCTACAAGGTACCAGCGGATACCTTCTACGATGCCAACGACAACCAGTTGACCCTGACTTTGAAGACCAGGGATCACCTGGAACTGAGCCCACGCCACTGGCTGCAGTTCGACTCCAAGAACGAGGAGTTCTATGGCATTCCCAAGAGTGGCGACATTGGTTCCGAGGAGTATCTCCTGGTGGCCGAGGATAGTGGCGGCTTGAGTGCCCACGATGCCCTGGTCGTGGTGGTTAGTCCCGCTCCCAAGCGTGAGTTTGGGTTCTTCTTCAAGGCCTACTTGTCCATCAGGCACGAGCGATTCAATGCCGATCTGCAGCGGAAGTTTGTGGAGCGTGTGGCCAAGCTGAATGGCGATGCCACCACTGGCCAGATACAGATCCGCTCTATAACCACACACCACGACTCCGATGGCACCATTGTGAACTTCTACAATACGACGCTGTACAAGAAGCACAACAACTGTCGGGAGAAGGAGGTGGCCACCACCAGGAGTGTCTACCTGAACAGCGATCACAGCTTGAGGGAGGCGGCCAAGCGGGCCTTGGGTCCCGAGCTCAATCTGACCAACTTTTCGGTGGTGCCTTTCAGTAATTGTCATC ATCCCGAGAACATGGACACCAACCAGCTGGATTACATACCAAGCCGTCCCGAGGAGCCTGCCCATAAGTCCTCTTTCGGCGAGGATTACATGATCACCTACGTGCTGCCCATCGCAATCATTATTGTGATGGTGTTGATTTCCTCGATTATAGCCTGCTGCCTGCACTGGTGTCGCCACAGAAGCGGCAAAATGGAGCTAG GCGACGAGGAGGAGCGCAAGTCCTTCCGTGCCAAGGGTATTCCCGTGATCTTTCAGGACGAGTACGAGGAGAAGCCCGAGATCGGCAACAAGAGTCCCGTCATCTTGAAAGACGAGAAGCCCCCGCTGCTGCCACCTTCTTACAACACCTCAAATATGAACG GTGACAACGACGTGGATGACTATGTGCCACCGCCATCGGTGGTCGTGGGCGGCCGGGAGGTGCGGGGCAAGTCCCCTGCCACGCCCTCCTACCGCAAGCCTCCGCCATATGTGTCGCCATAA
- the LOC119549235 gene encoding uncharacterized protein LOC119549235 isoform X3 codes for MRLPWCLSVVSRNLPSLLLLLGGVLVLAERDFNVNDSQVPVIEPKDVPAYKQDPYVTELMSCQNTPSEIVLSLLLKKHDWSELTATKRAHVQAKLAKFFAIPKEFISLDSVSKRELKSMHKLAMRKGGKGNKNIETLNRRLGRASFMIGCGPSYFVMGEPIAKQIAHQMKDGTIGALTEENFGLWFIWRKELKSRSNRKRRQSEGSGADEDDYDYGEDDDEVSSEPPTEVPPLSAHAHRHHHGASEVSMLEKIVSPDVSVSVSSEVPLVANVEEEMEESVSKLESVISKTIENTKNIKELSVLGDPEDDEEEVELQQLGVPLAVEILREETTTKATEMVKPVYLEENGNQVEALEVDFLATPTPSASAPETQKPFSPYDAISSVSSSSSSSSSSVSSIASAGEDSSSVPTPHPPLPTDMPTEQDSTSASSSPYPYPSSSASSSPPSQATQPTTSSASSSSSSTSTTATISTTTATSTATTTSTTTTTLSESPKEGEGEPDAISSSSSSSNNSLANNELSTPPTPTSSLASTTASTPESSSSGTFVSTDYVEPQPEENSPPIIKTRLQKLAVTSGKAFTFHVLPETFYDAEDQGNLRLALTDKDGHELKANSWLQFNADKRELYGLPLDDTVSRWQYRLSATDSGNASVTETVEISVQQHRAVRTINHEVSIVVRINEKLGHNIDWQLKLINAVARTLDDSSNSAVVVREIRQTPHDPHSATFVYFNETLPTSECPEKELNDIVQRLDAQRLSDLVQPQLGIKSITGQLIGSCQKDLTQVKPTQHMAKNVPPMPRNQVDRVNASLGQLLVYKVPADTFYDANDNQLTLTLKTRDHLELSPRHWLQFDSKNEEFYGIPKSGDIGSEEYLLVAEDSGGLSAHDALVVVVSPAPKREFGFFFKAYLSIRHERFNADLQRKFVERVAKLNGDATTGQIQIRSITTHHDSDGTIVNFYNTTLYKKHNNCREKEVATTRSVYLNSDHSLREAAKRALGPELNLTNFSVVPFSNCHHPENMDTNQLDYIPSRPEEPAHKSSFGEDYMITYVLPIAIIIVMVLISSIIACCLHWCRHRSGKMELGDEEERKSFRAKGIPVIFQDEYEEKPEIGNKSPVILKDEKPPLLPPSYNTSNMNGDNDVDDYVPPPSVVVGGREVRGKSPATPSYRKPPPYVSP; via the exons ATGAGATTACCGTGGTGCTTATCGGTGGTCAGTAGGAACCTGCCCTCGCTGCTTCTTCTCCTGGGGGGGGTTCTGGTTCTCGCCGAGCGGGACTTCAATGTCAACGACTCCCAG GTCCCTGTTATAGAGCCAAAAGATGTGCCCGCCTACAAACAGGATCCGTATGTTACGGAGTTGATGAGCTGCCAAAATACTCCAAGCGAGATTGTGCTTTCGCTACTTCTAAAAAAACACGACTGGAGTGAGCTGACTGCCACAAAACGAGCTCATGTCCAAGCCAAGTTGGCCAAGTTCTTTGCCATACCGAAG GAATTCATATCCCTGGATTCGGTGTCCAAGCGGGAGTTGAAATCCATGCACAAGTTGGCCATGCGAAAAGGAGGCAAGGGCAATAAGAATATCGAGACCCTCAATCGACGACTAGGACGCGCCAGTTTCATG ATCGGCTGTGGTCCAAGCTACTTTGTGATGGGCGAGCCGATAGCCAAGCAGATTGCCCACCAGATGAAGGATGGTACTATAGGTGCTTTGACAGAAGAGAACTTTGGTCTGTGGTTCATTTGGCGAAAGGAATTGAAATCAAG ATCGAATCGCAAGCGACGTCAGTCAGAGGGTTCCGGTGCTGATGAGGATGACTACGACTACGGGGAAGATGACGACGAAGTATC TAGTGAGCCTCCTACGGAAGTGCCGCCACTATCCGCACATGCACATCGACATCATCATGGAGCG TCGGAGGTGTCCATGTTGGAGAAGATAGTATCGCCCGATGTCTCCGTCTCCGTTTCGTCGGAGGTTCCCTTGGTTGCCAATGTGGAGGAGGAGATGGAGGAGAGTGTCTCCAAGTTGGAGTCGGTGATCAGCAAGACAATAGAGAATACCAAGAACATCAAGGAGTTAAGTGTTCTGGGCGATCCCGAAGATGAtgaggaggaggtggagctACAGCAGTTGGGAGTTCCACTGGCCGTGGAGATTCTACGGGAGGAAACCACGACGAAAGCCACGGAAATGGTAAAGCCCGTTTATTTGGAGGAGAATGGAAATCAGGTGGAGGCCCTAGAAGTGGACTtcttggccacgcccacacccTCGGCGTCCGCCCCCGAAACACAGAAGCCATTCTCACCGTATGATGCCATATCATCGGTATCCTCGTCGTCCTCGTCGTCGTCTTCGTCCGTCTCGTCCATTGCTTCTGCTGGAGAAGATTCATCCTCGGTGCCCACCCCTCATCCGCCCCTGCCCACTGACATGCCCACAGAGCAAGACAGCACTTCTGCCTCATCATCcccatacccatacccatCCTCATCCGCATCCTCATCACCTCCATCACAAGCCACTCAACCAACTACATCATctgcatcatcatcatcatcatcaacaagcacaacagcaacaatctcaactacaacagcaacatcaacagcaacaactacatcaactacaacaacaacactcTCTGAATCGCCAAAG GAAGGAGAAGGAGAACCCGAtgccatcagcagcagcagcagcagtagcaaCAATAGCCTGGCCAATAATGAG CTGTCCACGCCCCCTACGCCCACATCCTCGCTGGCCTCGACCACAGCCTCCACTCCGGAGTCCAGCAGCAGTGGCACCTTTGTGTCCACCGACTATGTGGAACCGCAGCCCGAGGAGAACAGCCCGCCCATCATCAAGACGCGTCTGCAGAAACTGGCGGTCACTTCGGGCAAGGCCTTCACCTTCCATGTGCTGCCGGAAACCTTCTACGATGCCGAGGATCAGGGCAATCTCCGCCTGGCTCTGACCGACAAGGATGGCCACGAGCTGAAGGCCAACTCCTGGCTGCAGTTCAATGCCGACAAGCGGGAGCTCTATGGCCT ACCCCTGGATGATACTGTATCCCGCTGGCAGTACCGCCTGTCGGCCACGGATTCGGGCAATGCCAGCGTCACGGAAACGGTGGAGATCAGCGTGCAGCAGCATCGGGCGGTGAGGACCATCAACCATGAGGTCAGCATTGTGGTCCGGATCAATGAGAAGCTGGGCCACAACATCGACTGGCAATTGAAACTCATTAATGCAGTGGCCAGGACCTTAGATGACTCCAGCAACTCGGCGGTGGTGGTGCGGGAAATCCGTCAAACGCCCCATGATCCCCACAGCGCCACCTTTGTCTACTTCAATGAGACTCTGCCCACCAGCGAGTGTCCGGAGAAGGAATTGAATGATATTGTCCAGCGTTTGGATGCCCAGAGACTGAGTGATTTGGTGCAGCCGCAGTTGGGTATTAAATCCATTACGGGCCAGCTGATCGGATCCTGCCAAAAGGATCTGACCCAGGTGAAGCCCACGCAGCACATGGCCAAGAATGTGCCGCCCATGCCGCGCAACCAGGTGGATCGCGTGAATGCCAGCCTGGGCCAACTGCTGGTCTACAAGGTACCAGCGGATACCTTCTACGATGCCAACGACAACCAGTTGACCCTGACTTTGAAGACCAGGGATCACCTGGAACTGAGCCCACGCCACTGGCTGCAGTTCGACTCCAAGAACGAGGAGTTCTATGGCATTCCCAAGAGTGGCGACATTGGTTCCGAGGAGTATCTCCTGGTGGCCGAGGATAGTGGCGGCTTGAGTGCCCACGATGCCCTGGTCGTGGTGGTTAGTCCCGCTCCCAAGCGTGAGTTTGGGTTCTTCTTCAAGGCCTACTTGTCCATCAGGCACGAGCGATTCAATGCCGATCTGCAGCGGAAGTTTGTGGAGCGTGTGGCCAAGCTGAATGGCGATGCCACCACTGGCCAGATACAGATCCGCTCTATAACCACACACCACGACTCCGATGGCACCATTGTGAACTTCTACAATACGACGCTGTACAAGAAGCACAACAACTGTCGGGAGAAGGAGGTGGCCACCACCAGGAGTGTCTACCTGAACAGCGATCACAGCTTGAGGGAGGCGGCCAAGCGGGCCTTGGGTCCCGAGCTCAATCTGACCAACTTTTCGGTGGTGCCTTTCAGTAATTGTCATC ATCCCGAGAACATGGACACCAACCAGCTGGATTACATACCAAGCCGTCCCGAGGAGCCTGCCCATAAGTCCTCTTTCGGCGAGGATTACATGATCACCTACGTGCTGCCCATCGCAATCATTATTGTGATGGTGTTGATTTCCTCGATTATAGCCTGCTGCCTGCACTGGTGTCGCCACAGAAGCGGCAAAATGGAGCTAG GCGACGAGGAGGAGCGCAAGTCCTTCCGTGCCAAGGGTATTCCCGTGATCTTTCAGGACGAGTACGAGGAGAAGCCCGAGATCGGCAACAAGAGTCCCGTCATCTTGAAAGACGAGAAGCCCCCGCTGCTGCCACCTTCTTACAACACCTCAAATATGAACG GTGACAACGACGTGGATGACTATGTGCCACCGCCATCGGTGGTCGTGGGCGGCCGGGAGGTGCGGGGCAAGTCCCCTGCCACGCCCTCCTACCGCAAGCCTCCGCCATATGTGTCGCCATAA